CGTTCTGGCCATTCTGATTTTGATTGGACTGTGCTGCCAGCGGATACATGAGCGTGAATGCTCCCAACGCAACTGAGCAAATCAGAGGGCGAAGCGATTTCATGGAACCTCCCGGCTTTTCAGGACTTCCAACTCTAACCTGTCCCGTCTGCAAATGCAAAGCTTCGAGGCATAGGCTCGTTCCGGATCGACACGCTATGCTTAAGCCGTGAACCTGTTCGGCATGTCGATTGTGTCTGCGCTTCATGCCGCACGTTTGCCGGTGGATGCCAGCGCGCATGGGCCTGCGCTTGATCGCCAGCTTCTGCTGAGTCTCTGGATTGTTCTTGCGCTGTTCACGCTGGCGCATGTCATCCTGCTGGGCGGTCTTGCTGCGCGACGGCATCATCCGCAGAAGAGTGTATGGCAGATCGAGTATCTTCCCCTGGTTGCGCTGGCTGCGCTGTTTGCGGTGCTGACAATTCGCGCAGAGCGGTTGTGGGCGGCGACCCGGTATACCGGGGCTTCGCTGACCGCGCTTCAGGTGGAGGTCACCGGCGTGCAGTTTGCGTGGTACTTTCGCTATCCGGGAGTGGATGGCACGTTTGGGCGCGTGCGGCCGGAGCTGGTCGCGCCGGGCGAAGGCAATCCGCTGGGGCTTGATCCTGCCGATTCGCACTCGGCAGATGATGTGGTTTCATCGCAGCTGATGCTGCCGGTTGGGCGTGAGGTTGATCTCGCCATTCGTTCGCAGGATGTAATTCATGGCTTCTCTGTGCCGGAGATGCGGTTGAAGCAGAACGCTGTGCCCGGCGAGACGATTCACATTCATTTCACGCCGACGAAGACGGGCACGTATGCGATTCTGTGCACGCAGGTGTGCGGGTTGGGGCATTATCGGATGAATGCGAACCTGCGTGTGGTTACGCCGGAGGAGTTCGACTCGTGGCTTGCCGCGCGGGAGAAGGCGGTGCAGCGATGACACTCACTTCCCTGCGCCGGCGCGTGTTTTCGACCGATCACCATGTCATCGGGGTTGAGTATCTTCTGCTTGCGCTGACTGCGGTCGTCATTGGCACGACGCTGTCGCTGCTGATGCGGATTCATCTGGTGTGGCCGGACTGGCAGTTGCCGCTGCATGGGCCGATTCTGCCGGAAGACTATCTTGCGATGGTGACGATTCATGGCACGGTCATGCTGTTCTTCGTGCTGACGACGGCCCCGCAGGCAGGCTTCGGCAACCTGATTCTGCCGGCGCAGATCGGCTCGCGGAGGATGGCGTTTCCGGTGCTGAATGCGATGAGCTTCTGGCTGACGGCTGTGGCGCTGGTTGTTCTTTTGAGCAGCACGTTTGTGCCGGGCGGCAGTCCTATCTCCGGCTGGACTGCATATCCCCCGCTGAGCGCTGTGGCTTCGGCTGGGCCTGGGCAGGCGATGGGGATGGACCTGTGGCTGGCCAGCATTGCGCTGTTCGGCATCGCCGCGACGATCAGTTCGATCAACACGCTGGTCACGATTATCAAGCTGCGCTGCGATGGGATGACGTGGGAGCGGATGCCGCTGACGGTTTGGGGATGGTTCACTGCTGCGTTGTTGAGCGTGATCGCTTTCTCCGTGCTGCTGGCGGCGATTCTGCTGCTGTTTTGCGATCGCCATGCCGGGACGAGTTTCTTTCTGCCCGCGGGCGATCTGGTGAATGGGACGCTTCACGTTGCGCACAAGGGCGCCAATGGCAGCCCTCTGCTGTGGCTGCACCTGTTCTGGTTCTTCGGGCATCCGGAGGTCTATATCGCCATTCTGCCTGGGTTTGGCGTGACCTCCATGCTGCTGGCCAACTTCAGCTTCCGGCGCGTGTTCGGGTATCGCATCATGATCGCGACCACGCTGCTGATCGGGCTACTTGGGATTCTGCTGTGGGGACATCACATGTTTGTCGCCGGGCTGAATCCTTTTGCGGCTTCGGCGTTCTCGGTGACGACGATGGCGATTGCGGTGCCCGCGTCGGCGAAGGTGCTGAGCTGGATTGCTACTACATGGCGCAGCCGTCCGTCCTATAAGACAGCCATGCTGTTCTCGCTCGGGTTCGTCTCGTTGTTTATTGCAGGGGGACTTACCGGGCCGATTCTGGCGCAGCCGATTCTGGATGAGTATCTGCACAATACGTTCTTCGTCGTCGCGCACTTTCACCTGATTATGGCCATGGCTGCGGTGTTTGGGTTGTATGCCGCGACCTATTATTGGTTTCCGCTGATGACGGGGCGGATGATGTCGGAGCGGCTGGGGCGCTGGCACTTCTGGCTGACGCTGGTGGGAGCGTATGCGACGTTTCTGCCGATGCATCTGACCGGGCTGGCAGGCGAGCCGCGCCACTATGCGCAGCTTGCCGGGATTCCAAACGCCGCCGGGGTGATGCTTGCGCGGCTGGTGCCGCTGAACCGCTTCATTACCTACTCGGCTCTCTTTCTGGCTACGGCGCAGCTTGTCTTTCTGTGGAACGTGGTGCGGAGCCTGCGTCGCGGCGCTGTGGCCACGGAGAATCCCTGGATGGCGACGACGCTGGAGTGGCATCCGGCGCTTCATCCACGGCATTCGGCGGCAATGGGTGAGCCGATTGCCGTCCACCGCCAGCCCTGCCAGTACGCCGCGACGCCCAGCGGAGAGACTTTTTTGCCGCAATGGGTTCCGGACACACTGGCCGATACAACCACAGAGGCTGCTTTCGACACCAAACCAGAGTAAGCTGTTGAGGAACGGCGTGCTTGAAAGGCAGAGGCCATGCCAGCAATCATCACTCCACATAAGACTGACCGCGACCGCAAGCGGCACGTGGAAGACCACGACAATGGTGCGGGGCGGCGTCCGCCAACCGACAAACGCACCGGCGGCGGGGGCGATAACGACGGCTGGAGCGATGGCCAGAGTCGCCGCGGTCCGCATGAACGGCTGAACCGCTACCGCATGGGCATCTTTTTCGCTCTGGCCAGCGACCTGATGTTCTTCGTCGCGATCGTCAGCACATTTTTTGTGAACCAGTCGGCCGGGCACATCGACGTCTACAACCACTACGTCAACGACTGGTTTCCGACGGTGATTCCGCCAATTCTCTGGCTGAATACCGCCGTGCTTCTCATCAGTTCGGTGACGATGGAGATCGCCCGGCGCACGATGTTTCACGAGAACGATGTGATGGACGAGTGGCTTGGGCTGGGCAAGCCGATCACGCGCCGCGCGCTGCCGTGGCTCTCGGCGACGATTGTACTGGGGCTGCTGTTTCTTGCGGGGCAATGGGTGGCATGGAAGCAGCTCGCGATGCAGGGCGTCTTCTTCCGGTCGAGCCAGAGCAGCCACTTCTTCTACCTGATTACCGGCGTCCACGCCTTCCACCTGTTTCTCGGCATCGGCGCGCTGCTTGCTGCGTTTGTCGGGCTTTATGTCTCGCGCCAGCTTGAGACCAGGCAGATTATCGTGGATTGTGCGGGGTGGTACTGGCACGCTATGGGGCTGCTTTGGATATTTCTGTTCACCCTGCTGGTCTTCTTTCAATGAAACTGCGCGGTTTCTTCTTAGGATTGGTGGTATCGGCGGCGTTGCTTTTATCTTTGTCGGCGCACGCTCAGGGCTGCGCTGCGTGCCGCGACAATACAGCCGCTACTTCTCCTTCCACGCAGCGGGCGTATCGTCATGCCATCATTCTGATGGCTGGGGTCGCTTCGACTTTCTTTCTGGTGACAGTGGCGCTGTTGCGCAAGAAGCAGTGAGAGCTTCGTTATAGCCCAAGAAAATACACCGGCGCCATGGCTGCGAGGATGGCTCCTGCCTGTAACGCAATCACGTAGAGCGTTTGGCGCGGCGCGCGGGGCAGCCATCGAATGGCGAAGTAGATGAGTACAGGGAGTTGCCCGGCCATCAGGATTTGCCATAGATGCGCCGTTGCGCCTTCATCGGCTTCGCGCACGAGACCGTGGCCAGTGTGGGCAAAGGTGTAGATGGCGGCTACGGATAAAACGAGCAGCGCGCCGAGCGACATTGCCAACGGCAACAGAGCACTTGGTTGTTTCACAATGGAGCGGAAGGTGATGCGGTTCGGGTCCATTTGTCCTCCTTGGGTTGGAAACATTCGCGCGTGAAGTGCCGAGTGGACGACATTCGCTATCGTCCATAGACCGCCGCTCTGGTCTTCGAGTAGCGCTTCGAATTCACGGCCATAACGCTCTCTCCATCTGCGCGGATAGAGCCGGGTCAATATGCGTGCGGCCGTGCGGTTCATAGCGCCTCCAGCCTGCCTAGCCCTGCCGTGACGAAGCGATCGAGCGTTGCGAGCCTGGCGCGCAGAACGCGCAGCCCCAGATCGGTGAGCCGGTAGGGTTGCCGCCGCTCTTCTTGCGGAAGAGGCTCGATGAGCTCAAGCTGCTCCAGCCGTGTGATAGCACCGTAGAGCGTTCCCGGCCCAAGGCGGGTTCCGCACATCTGCTCGATGTCTTCGACCATGGCGTGGCCGTGCTTCGGGCCACTGGCAAGGCTGGCAAGCACCAGTAAAGGCGGATCGGAGTAGTGTCCCAGCTTTAGACTGTCGCCATCTGCTACGTGTCGCGTACTACGCATGACGTAGTTGTACGCCGTTGTCCGCTTTTGCGCAAGGTTTATTTGAATTTCCTTTGCAGCGTTGCTCCCGACAAGTTAGTACGGCACTCCCTTTTCACGCTCGATCTTGAGGGCGCGCATGTACCATTCGAACTCGTCGAAGAACTTCCTGGACCGCTTTGCCAGATCGAGGGTTTGTGCGGTGCCGTCTTCGTTGAGGGCATCGGCGATCTTCGGGATTGGTAACAGCGAGGGTACCGACGGCATTCCCGTCTCGGCAAGCATGGCGCGTAGCTGCATCGCTGCGCGGACACCGCCGAACGGACCACGTGAGTAGCAGACGATGGCCGATGGGCGAAAGAAGTACTCCTCGAGAAAGTAGTCGATCAGATTGGAGAGGCCGGGCGAGATGCTGTGGTTGTACTCGGCATTGACGATGCAGAAACCATCGGCCCGTTTGTACAGCTCTGCCAGAGGCGCCAGTTTTGCGTGGAGGTCTGCGTATTCAGGAGGAGGACCGTCCTTGATCTCCTTCCACATCTTGTCGAGCAGAGGAAGTTTGAGTTCGCAGGCGTCGACCAGGTGGACCTCGTGCCCGCGCTGCTCCAGTTCACGCGTCACCCAGCGAGCCGCGCGAATGCCCATGCGCTCGCTGCGCACGGAACCCAGTAAAGCCGCTATCACCATCTGAAACCTCCACAGATATTCATCTCAGATGATGAAAGCCTCGCCATGAATCTGTCATTGCGAGGCTTTATTTTGATGTGCTGGCAAAAGCGGTAAAAGTGAGGATCAGCGGCCCTTCTTCTTTGGCTTAGCTGGAGCCTTCTTTGCCGGAGCCGGCTTCTTCTTTGGGGCTGGCTTTTTGACAGCAGCTTTTTTGGCCACCGGCTTCTTTGCGGGAGCTTTCTTCGCGGCGGGCTTTGCTGCGACCTTCTTTGCCGGGGCCTTCGGAGCGGGCTTGCTTGCAGCCTTCTTCTCTGGGGCCTTTGGCTTCGCCGATGCTGCCTTCTTCGCGGGAGCAGGCGCTGCCTTTGCCGGAGCTTTCTTCTCTTCAGCCTTGGCTGCTGCCTTCTTTTCGGCGGGCTTCGCTGGCTTGGCTGCGGCTGGAGCGCCTTGTTCGGCTGCGGCAGCTTCAGCACCTTCGGGAGTTCCCTCGGCAGGTGCGGCCTTCTTGCGGCTGCGCGGGGGCTTCGCGTCCTTCTTCGCAGCGCGCGGGCGGCGGAGATGCACCGTCGGCGGAGGCGCGGGCGGAGAGTACGGCTCGAGGAACGCCTTCATCTCTTCGACTGTGCCGAGCTTGTTGTCCATCAACTCGAAGAAGAGCTTATCGAGCAGTTCTTCATAGCGGGCCACATCGGGGGTGATGCGCATCTCCTGCATGAGCGCGTAGGGAATCTTGAGCTTCGCCTGGGGCCACTCGGTATGGAAGGCCTTGAACTTCGATTGCACCGCCGCAGCCTTGCCGTGGTGAGCGGCCCAGAGCACAGCTTCGGGCTTGGCGGAGTAGATCAGCTTCCATGCCTGCGAAGGCAGCGCTGCTTCCTTGCTCGTCAGTTTGGCGATGAAGTCCTTGCCCTCTTTTTCGAGCGCGTCGATCTCGTGAACAAATGCGCGGCGCGGGAAGCTCTTCTTGAGCGCGGAGACATCTTTAGGAGGAAGCTTTGCTGTGACCAGCGGGAAGTTTGCCGCTGAGACGTCAGGATTGATGCCCTGCATCTGCAACTGCCCCTGAGCATCGCGAAGCTTCTCCAACTCGCCGTGGTTGGCCTTGGCCGAAGTCAGCGCCGGGAAGAGCTGCTTCATCCAGCCCTCTGACTCCAGCCGCTTGATGATGCGCAGCGGGTCCTCCTCGTGGAAGATCTCTTCGGTCTCGTAGCCGCGCTGCCAGCTCGACATCGCTGAGATGTAGCCTTCCTGCTTGCCGGTCTCGTAACGGGCGTGGGTACGCTCGTCCATCTGCCAGCCCAGGCGGGCCATCAGGCGGACGGCGCGGATCATCCTGACCGGGTCTTCGATGAAGCCGTAGTTGCTGACCAGCCGCAGTTCGCGGTTTTCGATGTCGGCGACCCCGTTCAGCGGGTCCATCAGGAGGCCGTAGGAGCCGTCGTTCAACGAGAGGGCCATGGCGTTGGCGGTGAAGTCGCGGCGGCGGAGGTCATCCAGGATAGTCGCTGCCTTAACCACGGGCTTGCCGGGCTTTGGATAGCTGACTGTGAGGGCGCTGGCAAGCTCCACCCGGACGCCGCCGGGAAAGAGCAGGTAGAGCGCCTGCATTGTCTCATTTTCGCCAGAGACAGCGGCGTGCGCTTTCTCTAAATCTTTCTTGAGTTTGAGGGCATTTCCCTGAACCACTACATCGAGATCGCGCACAGGCGAGCCGCTCGTCAGGTCGCGCACCGCGCCACCTACAAGAAACGCGGTAAGCCCTTTATTCTTCGAAACTTCGCGGACTTTCCCCAGCGCTTCCTGCTGGGCCTTCGACAAGCGGTTTTCAAGCAGGTAGATGTAGTCGGGCATATTTCGGGGTTTTCTCCGGTCTGAACCGGTCCAAGACTGCTGGGCCGAAGGACTAACCTCAGACGAATCAATTATTTACAAAAACTTTTGCACAACGCGCAAAATGTCACTCTAACACAGCAGTAAGAAAATAACTACCCTCTCACCAGCTTTATTCGCCCTCTGTACTCCTGCCATGCGAAAATGCGCCTTATCGTATGTCTTCTGCGCACAAAAAGGTGATTGTCCGGCGAACCACCAACGAGACGCTGCCCGGCTATCTGCCGCTGTCGGGGTTTGTGCATGCGGGATCGGTCCCGTTGCTTGATCTGGAGGGCCGGGTAATTCCTATCAACCTCAACGATATCAAGCACGTCTGCTATGTTCGCGACTTCAACCTGAACGATTCGGCAAACCCTGAGCGACTGACCCGTCGCACGTTTCTGGCCCGCCCGCGCGCGGAAGGACTCTGGGTGCGGATGACCTTTCGCGCAGGAGACGTGCTGGAGGGCCTGGCTGCCACCGACCTCTCGCTGGCGGACGACCTGATCCACGACGCCGGGCTCTTCGTGACGCCGCCGGACACACGCTCGAACACGCAACGTGTCTACGTGCCGCGGATCGCGCTGTCGGAGCTTCAGCTTGTTGCCGTCATCACGGCGCCATCACGGAAGAAACCTCTGCCTGCTCTGCCTTCGCTGCAGGAAGACCTCTTCAACTCGATGGTTCCTCCGAATACACGTCCGAATTGAAGAAAGCCGGGAGAGGCAGGAGGTAGAAAGCGCCTTGCGGCTTCACAAGGCGCCTGGAAGAATGCGCCGGAGATGCTACTTCCCTTCCACTTTGTGGAGAGCGTCTTTGGTGCCGTTCTCTGTCTTGTGTGCGGCGTCCTTGGTGCCGTTCTCTGTCTTGTGCGCGACTGTTCTGGTGCCGTTCTCAGTCTTGTGCGCGGCTGTTCTGGTGCCGTTCTCAGTCTTGTGAGCGGCCTTTTTGGTTGCATGCTTGGTCTTGTGGTAAGCCTTCGTGGTTCCTTTGGCGACACCATGTCCTGCGTTCTGTGCTGCGTCCTTGGTGTCTGTGCCTGCGTGCTTCATGTCCTGGCCAGCCGTCTGGGCCACGACGATTGGGGTGGAAGCCACGAGGAAGCCCAGCGAGAGGGCAAGCGCGGCTGCGCTCAGTTTTGGTGCGTGCATAAGTATCTCCTTCAAGTTTTAGACCGTGTGCTGCCGGATTATGTTACTGAATCCCGATGGATCTGGAATAGCTATTGGATGCGCGCTTTAATATGCTCTGAGAATCATTTTGGTAGACGAACGTATGTTGAATACGCTAAAACGATTCAGTTGTCATTTTCTCTTCCGGCAAAAATCCCGATGTTCAGTGCAAGACCTCGCGATGTATATTGGCTCCAGTCTGTGCGATGCCGTTTGCGCGGAGTCGTCGCGTTCTTCTTCGTCAATATGGGAGCCGTCTGGACAGAATAGAAAGTTGTCAGGAATCGCCGGTACGGGATAACGTTTACTTGGAGTGCACTTGATGCAGGCTTTCATCGCGCTTTTTCTCGTGAGTCATCGCATGGCGGTCCTTGCGCCGGCGGACATCGTCATCCTTGCTCTTTACTTTGGTCTGGTTGTCTTCATCGGCTTCTACGCCAAAGGCAAGGCCAATACGAGCGAAGACTTCTTCCTTGCCGGACGTGAGATGACGGCGTGGATCGCCGGGTTGAGCTTCGTCTCGGCAAACCTGGGCTCGCTGGAGTTGATGGGCTGGGCCGGCGCTTCGTATCAGTACGGCATTCTGGCCGCGCACTGGTATTGGATTGGCGCGATTCCGGCGATGCTCTTCCTGGGCATCGTGATGATGCCGTTCTACTACATCTCGAAGACGCACTCGGTGCCGGGGTATCTGCAACTGCGCTTCGGCGAAGGCGCGCGCGGGCTGGCGGCGATCTCGTTCGGCGTGATGACCATCCTGATGAGCGGCGTGAATATGTACGCCATGGCAGTGGTGATGCAGACGATTCTGGGCTGGAACATCACGTTCAGCATCTGGGTTGGAGCGGCTACGGTCGCGCTGTATGTGATGCTCGGCGGGCTGCGATCGGCCATTATCAACGAGGTTTTGCAGTTTGTGCTGATCTGGGCTGGCGCGGCGATGGTGCCGATTCTGGGCCTGGTTGAAGCGGGCGGGTGGACCAAACTGAAGGCGCAGATCGCTGTGAACATGGGCTCGGGCGACTACATGCACATGTGGAAGACGCTCGGCCACTTCAAAGACAACCCGATGGGCGTGCATTGGACGGGCATCGTCTTCGGCCTTGGGTTCGTGATCAGCTTCGGCTACTGGACCACCGATTTTCTTGTGGTCCAGCGCGTGTTGAGCGCGAACAATCTGCGCGCAGCCAAGATGGCTCCGATCATCGGCTCGATCTTCAAGATGGCTGTACCGCTGATTGTCATCGTTCCGGGCCTGCTTGCGCTCGCTGTGTTGAAGAACCCCGATGGCACGCTGATGCATCTGGTTCCGGCGGACATTGCCAAGGTGACGGGCCAGCATAGCTACGACGATGTGCTGCCGCTGATGTTGATTCGCTACTGCGGACCAGGACTGCTTGGCCTGGGAATCACTGCGCTGGTCGCGGGTTTTATGAGCGGCATGGCGGGCAATGTCAGCGCGTTTTCGACCGTGTGGACGTATGACATCTACGGCGCGTTCATAAACAAGAAGGCCAGCGATAAACACTATGTTGCGATGGGCCGCTGGTCGACTGTAATTGGAATGCTGGTCTCGATCGGCACGGCGTACCTGGTGATGAACGCGGCCAGCATTATGGACTATGTGCAGGCATTGTTCAGCTTCTTTGTTGCGCCGCTGTTCGGCACGGTAATCCTGGGAATGCTCTGGAAACGCGCAACGCACTGGGGCGGATTCCTCGGCTTGCTGGCCGGTACGATGGCGTCTGTCGGGATGTTCCTCTGGGTGCACACCAACGCGCACGCGTTGCGCTACATCGCGATGAGCGCCGATGCGCAGCCGATGGCGGAGAACCTTTATCGCGCGCTGTGGAGCTGGTTGATCTGCGTCGGCGTTACCGTAGTGGTGAGTTATATGACCAAGCCGGTCCCCATCGAACAACTCGGCGGCCTTGTCTATGGCGCGACGCCTATTCCCGATGACGGAGCGAAGACGCTATGGCAGAAGCCGATCTTCTGGGCCATCGTGGTCATCGTCGTCTTCTTCGTCTTGAACCTGATCTTCTGGTAGGAGTGTGAGCAATGGAACATCATGAGCATAAAGCGGACCCGACAGAGATTTCGATCTGGTTCTTCTGCGGCATTCTAGTGCTGGCGTATGGACTTGTGCTGCTGGTGACGGGGCTGGCGGAGTTTCACACTCCACCACCGAATGAGGTGCTGCTGCCGTGGTTGCAACCGCTGCATCCAACGCTGTGGTGGGGCTTGCTGATGACCGTACTGGGTGGAATCTATACGGTCAGGTTCAGGCCGCGCAGATCGTAGTGGTTTTGTTGGATCGTTAAGCGGCGGCGGTCGCATCGTCGCGATGATTTTATTGTTGTGTAAATCAGAAATGGATGCAGGAGTGTTATGGCAAAGCAGATGACGATGGGCGTGATTGTAGGCAACCGCGGGTTCTTCCCCAGCCACCTGGCGACGAGCGGGCGACTGGAGATGATTGCCGCGCTGGAGGCAGCGGGCATCAAGCCCGTCGTGCTGACGCCCGAAGAGACGGCGCATGGCGCAGTCGAGACCTATGAAGACGCGAAGAAGTGCGCTGCGCTTTTCAAGAAGCATGCAGCGGAGATCGACGGCATCATCATCACGCTGCCGAACTTCGGCGAAGAGCGCGGCCTGGCCGACACGCTGCGCCTGGCCGACCTGCGCGTGCCGGTGCTGATTCAGGCGACGCCTGATCACGCGGGCAAGATGTCGATCGCCTTCCGGCGCGACAGCTTCTGCGGCAAGATGTCGATCTCGAACAACCTGAAGCAGTATGGAATTCCCTACTCGCTGACGCGCCTGCACACGGAGACGCCGGACTCGGCTGAGTTCAAGGCTGATCTCGAATGGTTCTCTGGTGTCTGCCGCGTGGTGCGCGGGCTTAAGAACCTGCGCATCGGCGCGATTGGCGCAAGGCCGACGGCGTTCAACACGGTGCGCTACTCGGAGAAGCTGCTGGAGCGCTCGGGCATCACGGTCGAGACACTCGACCTGAGCGAGGTGATGGGCCGCATTGGCAGGATGAAGGACTCGGACGATGCGGCGCAGGCGAAGCTGGCCGCTATCAAGAAGTACATCCCCGTCGGCCAGACGCCGGAGGCCGCGCTGGTGAAGATGGCGAAGCTCGGCGCGGTCATCGACCAGTGGATGACGGCGAGCGAGCTGACGGTCAGCGCCGTGCAGTGCTGGACCTCAATCGAGGAGTTCCTCGGCATCGTTCCCTGCACCGTCATGAGCATGATGAGCGAGAGCCTGATTCCTTCGGCGTGCGAGGTCGATGTGCTGGGCACACTGAGCATGTACGCGCTGACCCTGGCGAGCGAGACGCCGAGCGCGTTGCTCGACTGGAACAACAACTACGGCGACAACCCGGACAAGGCCGTCTGCTTCCACTGCTCGAATCTGCCGAAGCACTTCTTCAACGACGTGAAGATGGACTTCCAGCAGATCATCGCGGGAACTGTCGGCAAGGACAACACCTTCGGCACGCTCGACGGCACGGTGAAAGCGGGCAAGATGAGCTTCGCACGCTTCTCGACTGACGATTTCTCCGGTGAGATTGCGGGCTACGTTGGCGAGGGCGCCTTCACGAACGATCCGCTGAATACCTTCGGCGGCGCGGGTGTGGTGGAGATTCCGAAGATGCAGGAGCTGCTGCGCTACATCTGCGAGAACGGTTTTGAGCACCACGTTGCGGCGAACTTCTCAACGACCGCAGCGCCTGTGTACGAGGCCGCCACGAAGTATCTCGGCTGGCCGATGCACTGGCACAACCGCGGCTAATCGGGCTCGGCTTTGCGGAGCTGCTGGTTTTTGATCAGCAGCTCCGCTACCAGCAGTTGCAGCCTCGTATTCTCTCGTTCCAACTCTTCGATATGCGCAGGGTCTGTGCGGGCCTGCGGACTGCGGTGGTAGTGAGCATGCGGTGTTTCATGCGCGGCATGCTTTTCTTGTGTGGCTCCCGCTACAGTTGGAAGTTCGTTGCTCATGGCTGCTGCTCCGCGTGAGGGGTAAATTGTCCATGGTCATGTTCCCGTCCGCGCCAGTGTCCGCAGCGCATACCTTTGCGGAACTGCTCGCGCTCTTCGGGAGTCATTTGCTCCCAGCGCTCCTTCATCCGGTGGCGCCATCCTCCGCGACCACCGTGGCGATGAAAACCGCCGAAGAGAATCTTGCTGAGAACCAGCAAGCCGAGGGCCTGCCAGAACGTAATCATGTGCCAGCCAAATATGGCTGGAAGCAGCGCGTTCCACAGCTCTTTAACGACAAAACCCAGAACGGTTGCCGCCACTACAACAAAGAGCAGGATTTTCACCACTTTTAGAAATTTATTTTGTCTCATCTTGAACTCCTTACTTTCTTGCGAACTTTTCATAGTCGTCATAGATCGACTGCAACCGCTGCCTGAGATACAGCACGGCGTACCGTTTGCGCGAGAGCAGCGTGTTGATGCCCACGCCGGTCTCCTCCGATATCTCTTTGAAGCTCTTGCCCATCAATTCATGTGCGACGAAGACTTCACGCTGCGCTTCGGGCAGCTCTTCCATGGCCTCCTCCAGCGTTTCCAGCAGCAGCGACCGCGCATACTCAGCCTCGGGTCCTGCTTCAGCGGAGGGCAGTAGATCTTCCAA
This is a stretch of genomic DNA from Edaphobacter acidisoli. It encodes these proteins:
- a CDS encoding sodium:solute symporter family protein; the encoded protein is MQAFIALFLVSHRMAVLAPADIVILALYFGLVVFIGFYAKGKANTSEDFFLAGREMTAWIAGLSFVSANLGSLELMGWAGASYQYGILAAHWYWIGAIPAMLFLGIVMMPFYYISKTHSVPGYLQLRFGEGARGLAAISFGVMTILMSGVNMYAMAVVMQTILGWNITFSIWVGAATVALYVMLGGLRSAIINEVLQFVLIWAGAAMVPILGLVEAGGWTKLKAQIAVNMGSGDYMHMWKTLGHFKDNPMGVHWTGIVFGLGFVISFGYWTTDFLVVQRVLSANNLRAAKMAPIIGSIFKMAVPLIVIVPGLLALAVLKNPDGTLMHLVPADIAKVTGQHSYDDVLPLMLIRYCGPGLLGLGITALVAGFMSGMAGNVSAFSTVWTYDIYGAFINKKASDKHYVAMGRWSTVIGMLVSIGTAYLVMNAASIMDYVQALFSFFVAPLFGTVILGMLWKRATHWGGFLGLLAGTMASVGMFLWVHTNAHALRYIAMSADAQPMAENLYRALWSWLICVGVTVVVSYMTKPVPIEQLGGLVYGATPIPDDGAKTLWQKPIFWAIVVIVVFFVLNLIFW
- a CDS encoding L-fucose/L-arabinose isomerase family protein, with the translated sequence MAKQMTMGVIVGNRGFFPSHLATSGRLEMIAALEAAGIKPVVLTPEETAHGAVETYEDAKKCAALFKKHAAEIDGIIITLPNFGEERGLADTLRLADLRVPVLIQATPDHAGKMSIAFRRDSFCGKMSISNNLKQYGIPYSLTRLHTETPDSAEFKADLEWFSGVCRVVRGLKNLRIGAIGARPTAFNTVRYSEKLLERSGITVETLDLSEVMGRIGRMKDSDDAAQAKLAAIKKYIPVGQTPEAALVKMAKLGAVIDQWMTASELTVSAVQCWTSIEEFLGIVPCTVMSMMSESLIPSACEVDVLGTLSMYALTLASETPSALLDWNNNYGDNPDKAVCFHCSNLPKHFFNDVKMDFQQIIAGTVGKDNTFGTLDGTVKAGKMSFARFSTDDFSGEIAGYVGEGAFTNDPLNTFGGAGVVEIPKMQELLRYICENGFEHHVAANFSTTAAPVYEAATKYLGWPMHWHNRG